In Vespula pensylvanica isolate Volc-1 chromosome 16, ASM1446617v1, whole genome shotgun sequence, the following proteins share a genomic window:
- the LOC122634876 gene encoding PHD finger protein 20 isoform X3: MKRRRIARSRAKGVPPAGAMRMARKCCVPNCEIDVQEARTKGLPLHKFPKDTVLRGRWLTSGGFETSFKPTPGQVVCHRHFKRADYEAANKTNKLALKKGSVPSVFADYDNHPDPVIMSVKTSTSYAQEDLDLINAEILNMRHSPLISEDRTPKSDSCGETCYSRPESSADSVNLLETSDLMEQRCKLSTGKDSSIMKEETLDDTEIKVNSMAIQLGIVEPEIAMQHVSKDLILKTELNGFKEVNEKEFDKVNDLKTKMLNRDSLKFFPGAKLEAKDFNEKWYSAKVVETDWVEREVLIHFDKWSARFDEWIPMDSSRLRVLQTETNEQTWVLPSPEANMREFSVGERILATWADGRKYPAKVNAVLGNDRYDVLFDDGYAKIVRSSKMTKIATPPETQPVQEDGYIGSKQERRDKKRKHTVMELFHTHSRKRSKNEGDKIVKKEESIVRNNVESFPEPKIDLDGTLFGPCYDPGTDLLKGFNTNVPKTKPLPKKAKKEMHKSDTEQEEYVGPAWIDGEPQGIESYIVDGNDGPRRSIIVPDKRLPPGWQKHFTQRKAGTSAGKWDVLFIHKSSGKKFRSRNDIRAFMESQGQFDFDPEKFDFCIHRKKKNHGQKLKQDVPTPEIPKKIKTLLPKVKTPTSNENTLLMSVNTPVNTPVTSAGTTGTPVNNGAAVFIGGLRVEMEDSAYKCPKQGCNKTFRKENLLQMHIKHYHPEYSKFLGSTPNVADLAYARTIGESIDDIIPKKSTPLMEKIHKFGKKKTPQEKSPVPTSQSGLNFVQPSSPSVSLTTFDEREDEIDQLEKVNELHKEDIKIETMSPMSSHSMEVDEEVEKRKENSCAMSPGTLFDMKIREEKTEKVGIKTLLPVRPPVTPEVQRVDRSKSLDDSMHIERGKGQRKRQLSEYSSDAPSKGKRRHGMQDIVDDYGDLDDSAVDAEGPTALMYRYSRRKSDSKSDENSQNSQLNDSRLEKGDPFKGDSAKRDNSNDAEESEGVMMMINGEMVKVEQLRREEIINCTCGFMEEDGLMIQCDLCLCWQHGHCNAIEKEKDVPEKYVCYICRHPYRERPSKKYYHDQDWIKEGKLPSLSTRTKNQNAINKRTAILKRSYDLVAALLQMQQILHSLRVKINVAQKKDHPKLYLWAKNWEKLNVPKPDTEPVPVMEVMKTPIDSTDTSSETSRRTDIKIETKASVKDDHDDKSIASDSELMKILEEDSSNSDESKVMCKKEDSINSNGGHILLDALTRNGSPDEKQKLNLENAIENINTNGSEDNKSISGLFVDNLHGETNVPEIGQELSTPLQPFIPEPEAPIDSAECRMRLLEHIEHFQSHIEARLISIEAQVCALEAMDPDEIIPSPDVQPRTKQTVQMLLRDLNTVRKLAALC, from the exons ATGAAGCGGCGGCGTATAGCGCGCTCGCGTGCTAAGGGGGTACCGCCTGCGGGGGCGATGAGAATGGCGCGCAAATGTTGCGTGCCCAACTGCGAGATCGACGTTCAGGAGGCACGTACCAAGGGTTTGCCGCTTCATAAATTTCCGAAGGACACTGTACTTAGAGGCAGGTGGTTGACGAGCGGTGGTTTCGAGACGAGCTTCAAGCCGACGCCCGGTCAAGTCGTCTGCCACAGACATTTTAAACGTGCCGACTACGAAGCCGCCAACAAAACTAACAAGCTAGCGTTGAAGAAAGGCAGCGTTCCCTCGGTCTTTGCGGACTATGACAACCATCCAG ATCCAGTAATCATGTCAGTAAAGACCTCTACTTCTTACGCGCAAGAAGATCTGGATTTAATTAATGCGGAAATTCTAAACATGAGACATTCTCCTTTGATATCCGAAGATAGAACTCCCAAGTCGGACAGTTGCGGCGAAACCTGTTATTCCAGACCAGAATCATCCGCCGATTCAGTTAATTTATTAGAGACGTCCGATTTAATGGAGCAGAGGTGCAAGCTATCTACGGGAAAGGATTCGAGtattatgaaagaagaaactctCGACGACAcggaaataaaagtaaatagtaTGGCGATTCAATTGGGTATAGTCGAACCTGAAATAGCGATGCAACACGTTTCCAAAGATTTAATCCTCAAAACTGAATTAAATGGTTTTAAGGAagtaaatgagaaagaattCGACAAAGTAAACGATTTGAAAACCAAAATGTTAAATCGTGACAGTTTGAAATTCTTCCCTGGTGCCAAATTGGAAGCAAAGGACTTCAATGAAAAGTG GTATTCTGCTAAAGTAGTGGAAACAGATTGggtagagagagaagtatTGATACATTTTGATAAGTGGAGTGCAAGATTTGACGAGTGGATACCAATGGATAGTTCCAGATTACGAGTATTACAAACAGAAacaaa CGAGCAAACTTGGGTGCTGCCATCTCC GGAGGCGAACATGAGAGAGTTCTCGGTGGGAGAAAGGATCCTAGCTACGTGGGCGGATGGCAGAAAATATCCCGCTAAAGTAAACGCCGTCTTAGGGAATG ACAGGTATGATGTGCTCTTTGATGATGGATATGCAAAGATTGTCAGGTCCTCGAAGATGACTAAAATTGCCACTCCGCCCGAAACg CAACCAGTTCAAGAAGACGGATATATAGGAAGTAAACAAGAGAGAagggacaaaaaaagaaagcatacCGTTATGGAGCTTTTCCATACTCATTCTAGGAAACGTTCCAAAAATGAAGGTGataaaatagtaaagaaagaagaatccaTTGTTCGAAACAATGTAGAAAGTTTCCCGGAACCTAAGATTGATTTGGATGGCACTTTATTTGGGCCTTGCTATGATCCTGGTACTGATTTGTTAAAAGGATTCAATACAAACGTGCCTAAAACCAAACCGTTACCGAAGAAagccaaaaaagaaatgcataaATCTGATACAGAGCAAGAAGAATATGTCGGTCCAGCATGGATTGATGGTGAACCGCAAGGAATTGAATCTTACATTGTAGATGGAAACGATG gGCCACGTCGTTCTATTATTGTACCTGATAAAAGATTACCTCCAGGCTGGCAGAAGCACTTCACTCAAAGAAAAGCTGGAACGTCCGCGGGAAAATGggatgttttatttataca caAATCTAGCGGAAAGAAATTTAGGTCAAGGAACGATATCAGGGCGTTTATGGAAAGCCAAGGCCAGTTCGACTTTGATCCAGAGAAATTCGATTTCTGTATACaccgtaaaaaaaagaatcatggGCAAAAGTTAAAACAAGATGTTCCTACACCAGAAATaccaaagaagataaaaacgtTGTTGCCTAAAGTAAAAACACCAACTTCTAATGAAAATACATTACTTATGTCAGTTAACACGCCAGTTAATACACCAGTTACATCCGCAGGAACTACTGGAACTCCTGTTAATAACGGCG caGCTGTTTTCATCGGCGGGCTTCGAGTGGAGATGGAAGATAGTGCTTACAAATGTCCTAAACAAGGATGtaataaaacttttcgaaaagaaaatcttttgcaAATGCACATAAAGCATTATCATCCtgaatattcgaaatttttggGATCCACACCAAATGTTGCAGATTTGGCATATGCAAGAACGATCGGGGAGTCTATTGACGACATTATTCCAAAGAAATCGACTCCTTTAATGGAAAAGATTCATAAATTTGGGAAGAAGAAGACTCCTCAAGAAAAATCACCAGTACCCACGTCGCAGTCAGGATTAAATTTTGTACAGCCTTCTTCTCCATCCGTATCGTTAACAACGTTCGATGAACGAGAAGACGAAATTGACCaattagaaaaagtaaatgagcttcataaagaagatattaaaatagaaaccATGTCACCTATGTCAAGTCACAGTATGGAAGTAGACGAGGaggttgaaaaaagaaaagaaaattcatgtGCGATGTCACCGGGAACATTGTTCGAtatgaaaataagagaagaaaaaacggagAAAGTTGGTATTAAAACGTTATTGCCTGTCCGGCCACCCGTAACACCGGAAGTACAAAGGGTGGACAGATCGAAGTCTTTAGATGATTCGATGCATATTGAAAGAGGTAAAGGACAGAGAAAACGTCAGTTGTCGGAATATAGTTCTGATGCACCGTCTAAAGGGAAAAGGCGGCATG GTATGCAAGACATTGTAGACGATTACGGAGATTTAGATGACAGTGCTGTAGATGCGGAAGGTCCTACTGCTCTTATGTATAGATACAGTCGTAGGAAATCCGACTCTAAAAGCGATGAAAATAGTCAAAATA GTCAACTTAATGATTCTCGCCTTGAAAAAGGCGACCCCTTTAAAGGGGATTCtgcaaaaagagataatagtaatgatgCAGAAg aaagcGAGGGAGTTATGATGATGATTAACGGAGAAATGGTAAAAGTAGAGCAGCTTCgacgagaagaaataattaactGCACCTGTGGGTTTATGGAAGAAGATGGTTTAATGATACAATGTGACCTTTGTTTGTGTTGGCAACATGGTCACTGTAATgccattgaaaaagaaaaagatgttcCAGAAAAGTATGTTTGTTATATATGCCGACATCCGTATCGTGAACGGccttcgaaaaaatattaccacGATCAAGATTGGATAAAGGAAGGCAAATTGCCAAG CTTATCTACTCGAACGAAGAATCAAAATGCAATTAACAAAAGAACTGCAATATTAAAGCGTTCGTACGATTTAGTTGCAGCCTTATTGCAAATGCAACAGATTCTCCATAGTTTGAGGGTGAAAATTAACGTAGCTCA gAAAAAAGATCATCCGAAACTATATCTTTGGGCTAAAAATTGGGAAAAGTTGAATGTGCCCAAGCCTGATACGGAACCTGTCCCGGTAATGGAAGTAATGAAAACGCCTATAGATTCTACCGATACAAGCTCCGAGACCTCCAGACGTaccgatataaaaatagaaacgaaagcaTCGGTGAAAGATGATCACGATGATAAATCGATAGCCTCTGATTcggaattaatgaaaattttagaaGAAGATAGCTCGAATTCGGACGAATCGAAAGTTatgtgtaaaaaagaagattcgatAAATTCAAACGGCGGGCATATATTATTAGACGCGTTAACAAGAAATGGAAGTCCggacgaaaaacaaaaattaaaccTTGAAAAtgcgatagaaaatataa ATACGAATGGTTCGGAAGATAACAAATCGATATCTGGATTGTTTGTGGACAATCTACATGGCGAAACTAATGTACCTGAAATTGGACAGGAATTGTCAACTCCGTTGCAACCATTTATACCAGAACCAGAAGCACCGATTGATTCGGCCGAATGTCGGATGAGATTACTGGAACATATTGAACATTTCCAGAGTCACATAGAGGCGAGACTAATATCTATAGAAGCTCAAGTTTGCG CTTTGGAAGCTATGGATCCTGATGAGATAATACCTAGTCCGGATGTGCAACCTCGTACGAAGCAAACGGTACAAATGTTGCTTAGAGATTTGAACACAGTTCGTAAATTGGCTGCTTTATGTTAA